A window from Amblyomma americanum isolate KBUSLIRL-KWMA chromosome 7, ASM5285725v1, whole genome shotgun sequence encodes these proteins:
- the LOC144097639 gene encoding neprilysin-1-like, giving the protein MALQRSPQPKKRSSNPPQTSRRSLSTPGPSPSYEGPNPTTYLPMGYFMHYPTAPGDQPPAHSPTPGDSAKTASANAHPATLPAFFKPPQPQPAFLGPAPLLLSAYPAMDPRYGPLEAMPEQRLNKALLELLSRAAAASEEETSKKRESPARPGGCCRTVFFMTTVALALVAGGLFSFYVVSGKLSERDLSFLNLTFSVNREDKRKLAAEPKEDPSPGTTALATSKDKTPAAAKPDGKVFYLNPKWTVPAEDTETTAKFRPKIARCQTPFCRSMTDRFKSSLNWTISPCGDFYEFVCSSWRTKKKGAFSQDSLYAEEVENTLKASLLDLPEQENQLYKTGEKQDFSENSTSPLSYAQTLIDLCMHDNNNNKSDREKQTEQSAHLRSLLTAVGLENWPYQNDSVSRADLWRTVVLLYRHLGLTTLVAVSVEKDPENDTALVISIDEPDIAIGLFGTKDVFLPNWYSHVVRGTMKMFSPYKYLNQAEKVLAFSEKLAEITSTRGERNYVEEAKMTTVHNLPSYAQFLGLLFDGIISVNEKTRLLVKNMRYLKALRTVIHMTENHDLLNYLGFRAVLHVSPLMFSEAFVELASVRMRQLTGHKKLGWPRWKACLRMLEDAMPFVYQQAFFKANEKLLSIERVTALLNDLKSTVLLAVSNFTWMDAADKIKARNILSDVGFEVFYPSWIREDGGQAFSSLLPALPNSTDIELLSVYSEFVRKNTERRLLTIADAGFAPYPEWKGSIFATYPKFDYETRSVYVPVALFNFSVPDTDAGLLFQTPRVATRIMTALVASLHRNSYPHPGLPVMPNPTEMLTRTTRCLQSQYRSISNNLHDEKVRSVVTTTYDFLDNVAMEPAVSVFSKYVVESGVAVQQEMLNLPLNSKQLFHVIYAADMCESGSSEQLRQQFAEDAMTQPRLRVVIPLRNTPSFAQAWNCSPEEPMNPTQKCKLLT; this is encoded by the coding sequence ATGGCGCTCCAGCGATCGCCGCAACCCAAAAAACGCTCCTCAAATCCACCGCAAACCTCGCGCCGATCGCTCTCTACACCGGGACCGAGCCCAAGCTACGAAGGCCCCAACCCGACCACCTATCTGCCCATGGGCTACTTCATGCACTACCCGACCGCGCCTGGCGACCAACCACCGGCCCACTCGCCGACGCCTGGCGACTCCGCCAAGACGGCCAGCGCCAACGCGCACCCAGCAACGCTTCCGGCCTTCTTCAAGCCGCCGCAGCCGCAGCCAGCCTTCCTGGGCCCAGCGCCTTTGTTGCTGAGCGCCTACCCCGCCATGGACCCTCGGTACGGGCCTTTGGAGGCCATGCCTGAGCAGAGGCTGAACAAGGCTCTGCTTGAACTCCTGAGCCGCGCCGCCGCTGCCTCCGAAGAGGAGACCAGCAAGAAGAGAGAGTCACCCGCCAGACCAGGCGGATGCTGCCGCACGGTCTTCTTCATGACTACGGTTGCCCTTGCGCTAGTCGCAGGGGGACTGTTTTCCTTCTACGTCGTCAGCGGCAAGCTCTCGGAGAGGGACCTGTCGTTCCTCAACCTCACTTTCTCCGTGAACCGTGAAGACAAGAGGAAGCTGGCCGCCGAGCCGAAAGAGGACCCAAGTCCTGGTACCACTGCGCTGGCCACTTCAAAGGACAAAACACCCGCCGCTGCAAAACCGGACGGCAAAGTGTTCTACCTGAATCCCAAGTGGACCGTGCCGGCAGAGGACACAGAAACGACTGCGAAGTTTAGACCAAAGATTGCGCGCTGCCAGACGCCTTTCTGTCGCAGTATGACTGACCGCTTCAAATCGAGCCTGAACTGGACCATTTCACCTTGTGGAGACTTCTACGAATTCGTTTGCTCGTCGTggagaacaaagaaaaaaggagCATTTTCGCAAGATTCCTTGTATGCCGAAGAGGTCGAGAACACGCTGAAAGCTTCACTTTTGGACTTGCCAGAGCAAGAGAACCAGTTGTACAAAACTGGTGAGAAGCAAGATTTCTCTGAGAACTCCACGTCACCACTTTCTTATGCGCAGACGCTTATAGATCTGTGTATgcatgacaacaacaacaacaaaagtgaTAGAGAAAAACAGACAGAACAGTCCGCTCACCTTCGGTCACTTCTGACTGCCGTGGGTTTGGAAAACTGGCCGTATCAAAACGATAGCGTCAGCAGAGCCGATCTATGGAGAACAGTCGTGCTTCTTTACCGACACCTTGGACTGACGACATTGGTAGCGGTGTCGGTTGAGAAAGACCCAGAAAACGATACGGCCCTTGTGATATCAATCGACGAGCCTGACATCGCAATCGGCTTGTTTGGCACGAAGGATGTGTTCTTGCCCAACTGGTATTCGCATGTGGTCCGAGGAACGATGAAGATGTTTAGCCCTTACAAGTACCTCAATCAAGCGGAGAAGGTTCTTGCATTCTCTGAAAAGCTTGCCGAGATCACCAGTACACGCGGCGAGAGGAACTACGTGGAAGAAGCCAAGATGACCACCGTCCACAACCTTCCATCTTACGCGCAGTTCCTTGGTTTACTCTTCGATGGCATAATCAGCGTCAACGAAAAAACAAGGCTGCTTGTGAAAAACATGCGTTACCTGAAGGCCCTTAGGACAGTAATCCACATGACAGAAAACCACGATCTGCTGAATTATTTGGGCTTTAGAGCCGTCCTCCACGTCTCGCCGCTCATGTTCAGCGAAGCCTTCGTCGAACTGGCTTCTGTACGGATGCGCCAGTTGACTGGACACAAGAAGCTAGGGTGGCCCAGATGGAAGGCTTGCTTGAGGATGTTGGAAGACGCGATGCCCTTTGTTTACCAGCAGGCGTTCTTCAAGGCCAACGAGAAGCTGCTAAGCATTGAGCGGGTCACCGCGTTGTTGAACGACCTGAAAAGCACCGTGCTTCTGGCAGTGAGCAACTTCACCTGGATGGACGCTGCTGACAAGATAAAGGCTAGAAACATCCTATCAGACGTCGGCTTCGAAGTGTTCTACCCGTCCTGGATCAGGGAGGATGGCGGACAGGCATTCAGCTCGCTACTTCCAGCGCTGCCCAACAGCACCGATATAGAGCTCCTGAGTGTCTACTCAGAATTTGTCAGGAAGAACACAGAGCGCAGGCTGTTGACCATCGCGGACGCCGGCTTCGCACCCTACCCAGAGTGGAAGGGGTCCATCTTCGCTACGTACCCGAAATTCGACTACGAGACCCGCTCCGTCTATGTCCCAGTCGCGCTGTTCAACTTCAGTGTTCCGGACACTGACGCGGGGCTTCTATTCCAGACGCCACGAGTGGCGACTCGCATCATGACGGCTCTGGTCGCTTCGTTACACCGAAACTCGTACCCGCATCCAGGGCTGCCAGTGATGCCCAACCCCACTGAGATGTTGACGCGCACGACGAGATGCCTGCAGTCTCAGTACAGAAGCATATCCAACAATCTGCACGACGAGAAAGTCCGTTCCGTGGTCACCACAACCTACGACTTCCTGGACAACGTTGCCATGGAGCCCGCCGTGTCAGTGTTCTCAAAATATGTGGTAGAAAGCGGCGTCGCCGTGCAGCAGGAAATGCTGAACCTTCCACTCAACTCCAAACAGCTCTTCCATGTCATTTACGCTGCCGACATGTGCGAGAGTGGATCTTCGGAGCAGCTTAGGCAACAGTTCGCCGAAGATGCCATGACCCAGCCAAGGCTTAGAGTAGTGATTCCGCTCAGAAATACCCCATCTTTCGCTCAGGCCTGGAACTGTAGTCCAGAAGAACCAATGAACCCAACACAGAAGTGCAAACTTTTGACATAA